A DNA window from Streptococcus mutans contains the following coding sequences:
- the ppc gene encoding phosphoenolpyruvate carboxylase, giving the protein MTINKLESRNDKEAIAEEITILTKLLDDATKTMVGSASFDKITLFKKLSIEEKHQELEREIEQLTNEEMVVVSRYFSILPLLINISEDVNLAYEINYQNNNDIDYLGKLSATIELVSSQKNAQEILENVNVVPVLTAHPTQVQRKTMLDLTNHIHELLRKYRDVKAGSINKQKWYDDMRRYVELIMQTDIIREKKLKVTNEITNVMEYYNSSLIKGVTKLITEYKHLSQQKGFDLGNAKPITMGMWIGGDRDGNPFVTAETLKISALVQNEVILNYYIDKVSDLYRTFSLSTSLSTISNAVKEMADRSTDVSIYREKEPYRKAFHYIQSRLQETLIYLKNNHLEELESEDSAQILPYQSAQEFRNDLQLIKDSLLENNGSAFITGDLTELLQAVDVFGFFLASIDMRQDSSVHETCVAELLASANIVANYSDLPEEEKIAILLKELTEDPRILSATHVEKSEILQKELAIFKTARKLKDALGEDVIKQHIISHTESISDMFELAIMLKEVGLVDTDKARVQIVPLFETIEDLDNSREIMRQYLNYDIVKKWIAANHNYQEIMLGYSDSNKDGGYLSSGWALYKAQNELTEIGSDNGVKITFFHGRGGTVGRGGGPSYEAITSQPFGSIKDRIRLTEQGEVIGNKYGNKDVAYYNLEMLVSATLDRMVTRRIVNSDNLVNYRLIMDEIVADSNLIYRDLVFGNEHFYDYFFAASPIREVSSLNIGSRPAARKTITEISGLRAIPWVFSWSQNRIMFPGWYGVGSAFKHFIDKDEKNLAKLQEMYQSWPFFHSLLSNVDMVLSKSNMNIAFEYAKLCQDEETKEVFATILDEWQLTKNVILAIESHKQLLEDNSYLKASLDYRLPYFNVLNYIQIELIKRQRRGELGENLENLIHITINGVATGLRNSG; this is encoded by the coding sequence GTGACAATCAACAAACTAGAAAGTAGAAATGATAAAGAAGCAATTGCTGAGGAGATTACTATTCTTACCAAACTACTGGACGATGCTACCAAAACAATGGTTGGCAGTGCTAGCTTTGATAAGATTACTCTCTTTAAAAAATTATCAATTGAAGAGAAGCATCAAGAGTTAGAACGTGAAATTGAGCAGTTAACAAATGAAGAAATGGTCGTTGTTTCTCGTTATTTCTCCATTTTACCGCTTCTTATCAATATTTCTGAAGATGTCAATTTAGCTTATGAAATCAACTATCAAAACAATAATGATATTGATTATTTAGGGAAATTATCAGCCACTATTGAACTTGTTTCTAGTCAAAAAAATGCTCAAGAAATTCTGGAAAATGTTAATGTTGTCCCTGTTCTAACAGCGCATCCAACTCAAGTGCAGCGAAAAACGATGCTGGATTTAACTAATCATATTCATGAACTTTTGCGTAAGTACCGTGATGTTAAAGCTGGATCTATTAACAAGCAAAAATGGTATGACGATATGCGCCGTTATGTTGAGCTCATTATGCAAACAGATATTATTCGCGAAAAGAAATTAAAAGTCACTAATGAAATTACTAATGTCATGGAATACTATAATTCCTCTCTGATTAAGGGTGTTACTAAATTAATTACAGAATACAAGCACTTGTCTCAGCAAAAAGGATTTGATTTAGGAAATGCTAAACCAATTACGATGGGAATGTGGATTGGCGGTGACCGTGATGGGAATCCTTTCGTCACTGCTGAAACCCTGAAAATATCAGCTCTGGTGCAAAATGAAGTGATTTTAAATTATTATATTGACAAAGTTTCAGATCTTTATCGAACATTTTCTCTTTCAACCAGCCTTTCTACTATTAGCAATGCAGTTAAAGAGATGGCAGATCGTTCAACGGATGTTTCGATTTACCGAGAAAAAGAACCCTATCGTAAGGCTTTTCATTATATTCAATCAAGATTGCAAGAGACTCTTATTTATTTAAAAAACAACCATTTAGAAGAGTTGGAGTCTGAAGATAGTGCTCAAATCCTTCCTTATCAATCAGCGCAAGAGTTTAGAAATGATTTGCAACTCATCAAAGATTCTCTTTTAGAAAATAACGGTTCTGCTTTTATTACGGGTGATTTAACAGAATTATTGCAAGCAGTTGATGTTTTTGGTTTCTTTTTAGCTTCTATTGATATGCGACAAGATTCCAGTGTTCACGAAACCTGTGTAGCAGAACTGTTAGCTTCAGCCAATATTGTTGCTAACTATAGCGACTTACCTGAAGAAGAAAAGATTGCTATTCTTCTCAAAGAATTGACTGAAGATCCTCGAATACTGTCTGCAACGCATGTTGAAAAATCGGAAATATTGCAAAAGGAATTAGCTATTTTTAAAACAGCTAGGAAATTGAAGGATGCTCTGGGAGAAGATGTGATTAAACAACATATCATTTCACACACAGAAAGCATTTCTGATATGTTTGAATTAGCTATCATGCTCAAAGAAGTCGGCTTGGTTGATACAGATAAGGCGCGTGTGCAAATTGTTCCTTTATTTGAAACTATTGAGGACTTGGATAATTCTCGCGAAATCATGAGACAGTATCTCAATTATGATATTGTTAAAAAATGGATTGCAGCCAATCATAATTATCAGGAAATTATGTTGGGTTACTCAGATTCTAACAAGGATGGTGGTTATTTATCGTCTGGCTGGGCGCTCTACAAAGCACAAAATGAATTGACAGAAATTGGTTCTGATAATGGTGTCAAAATCACCTTTTTCCATGGACGCGGCGGTACTGTTGGACGTGGTGGCGGTCCATCTTATGAGGCTATTACATCACAGCCATTTGGTTCCATCAAGGATCGGATTCGTTTAACAGAACAAGGTGAGGTTATTGGTAATAAATATGGCAATAAGGATGTTGCATACTACAACCTGGAAATGCTGGTTTCAGCAACTCTTGATCGCATGGTGACAAGAAGGATTGTCAATTCAGATAACTTAGTCAATTATCGTTTAATCATGGATGAAATTGTTGCTGACAGTAATCTCATTTATCGTGATTTAGTTTTCGGAAACGAACATTTCTATGATTATTTCTTCGCAGCTAGTCCAATTCGCGAAGTTTCAAGTTTGAATATTGGTTCCCGTCCAGCAGCTCGTAAGACGATTACAGAGATCAGCGGTTTGCGCGCTATTCCTTGGGTATTCTCATGGTCTCAAAATCGCATCATGTTTCCAGGATGGTACGGTGTCGGTTCAGCCTTTAAACATTTTATAGATAAGGATGAAAAGAATTTGGCTAAATTGCAGGAAATGTATCAATCATGGCCTTTCTTCCATTCATTGTTGTCAAATGTTGACATGGTTTTATCCAAATCAAATATGAATATTGCCTTTGAATATGCTAAATTATGTCAGGATGAAGAAACAAAAGAAGTCTTTGCAACTATTTTGGATGAATGGCAATTAACCAAAAATGTTATTCTAGCAATTGAAAGTCACAAACAGCTTTTAGAAGATAATAGTTATTTGAAAGCTAGTCTTGATTATCGTTTACCTTACTTTAATGTTTTAAATTATATTCAAATTGAGTTAATTAAACGTCAGCGCCGTGGTGAATTAGGTGAGAATTTAGAGAACCTGATTCACATTACTATTAATGGTGTCGCAACTGGCTTACGAAATTCAGGTTAA
- a CDS encoding DUF4430 domain-containing protein → MKKIINVIVLSLSVFFLVACSNSSTGEKTSQSSEETKVRLIVKTDSNKTDEKVAFKKGATVMDVLKDNYKVKESGGFITTIDGVTQDKKAGRYWMFDVNDKLASKAADKIKVKNGDKIEFYLKVYKGKN, encoded by the coding sequence ATGAAAAAAATAATTAATGTTATCGTCTTATCACTATCCGTTTTTTTCCTGGTAGCTTGCAGCAATAGCAGTACCGGGGAAAAAACAAGTCAATCATCTGAAGAGACTAAGGTCCGATTAATTGTTAAAACGGATTCTAATAAAACCGATGAGAAAGTCGCTTTCAAAAAAGGTGCTACTGTTATGGATGTCTTAAAAGACAACTATAAAGTTAAAGAAAGCGGTGGTTTTATCACTACTATTGATGGTGTCACTCAGGATAAAAAAGCAGGTAGGTACTGGATGTTTGATGTTAATGATAAGCTGGCATCAAAAGCTGCTGATAAGATTAAGGTCAAAAATGGGGATAAAATTGAATTTTATTTGAAAGTTTATAAAGGTAAGAACTAG
- a CDS encoding ECF transporter S component, whose protein sequence is MEKKTLKQISRIAILSALAIVLRLAFSALPNIQPITAIFLVCAVFYGFWESFLIMTVTMLITSFLLGFGPWVLGQLISFGLVICLWKFCLYPMTKLFRFGNINGLGLQSVLAGLMGIVYGILIDTYSALLFSTPILAYIIAGMTFNLAHAISTLFFYPIILSIFRRLSSHEKNN, encoded by the coding sequence ATGGAGAAGAAAACCTTAAAGCAAATTAGTCGTATTGCTATTTTGTCAGCTTTAGCCATTGTTTTGCGGCTTGCCTTTTCAGCTTTGCCCAATATTCAACCTATCACTGCTATCTTTCTAGTATGTGCCGTTTTTTATGGTTTTTGGGAAAGTTTTTTAATCATGACTGTAACCATGTTGATTACTAGTTTTTTGCTGGGATTCGGTCCTTGGGTCTTGGGGCAACTTATCAGCTTTGGTCTAGTTATTTGCCTTTGGAAATTTTGCCTTTATCCTATGACAAAACTTTTTCGATTTGGTAATATTAATGGTCTTGGTCTGCAGTCTGTTTTGGCAGGGTTAATGGGAATTGTATATGGTATCTTGATTGATACTTATTCTGCTCTCTTATTTTCTACTCCAATTTTAGCCTATATCATAGCAGGAATGACTTTCAATTTAGCTCATGCTATCTCGACTTTGTTCTTTTACCCAATTATATTATCAATCTTTAGGAGGTTATCGTCTCATGAAAAAAATAATTAA
- a CDS encoding glycoside hydrolase family 25 protein — MRRRIKPVFVLAFFSLFALIIILGNIQAENARQKELRAAQAAIPATEQNSEKAKTKNSDGDTFTLNPIVDISGWQLPSEIDYDTLSKNISGAIVRVQGGSGIAKKNNAAHSSGIDKSFKTHIEEFQKRGVPVAVYAYVRGSSVKKMKAEAKTFYKNASPYNPTFYWLDVEEKTMPNMDKGVKAFRDELKRLGAEKVGIYIGTYFMEEHSISAKGFDAIWIPTYGTDSGYFEAVPKTKLNYDLHQYTSQGHIEGFKNTLDLNQIAVNKDTKSTYEKLFGSSNQ, encoded by the coding sequence ATGAGAAGAAGAATTAAGCCTGTCTTTGTTCTAGCTTTCTTTAGTTTGTTCGCCTTGATTATCATCTTAGGGAATATTCAAGCTGAAAATGCCCGACAAAAAGAATTAAGAGCTGCCCAAGCAGCCATTCCTGCTACAGAACAAAATTCAGAGAAAGCTAAAACAAAAAATTCAGATGGAGACACCTTTACTCTTAATCCGATTGTTGATATCTCGGGTTGGCAGCTGCCTAGCGAAATTGACTATGATACCCTATCAAAAAACATTTCAGGAGCTATTGTTCGCGTCCAAGGCGGGTCAGGCATCGCCAAAAAAAATAATGCAGCTCACAGTTCCGGAATTGATAAATCGTTTAAGACCCATATTGAAGAGTTCCAAAAACGCGGCGTACCTGTGGCCGTCTATGCTTACGTCCGTGGATCCAGCGTCAAAAAAATGAAAGCTGAAGCAAAGACTTTTTACAAAAATGCATCTCCCTATAATCCAACTTTCTATTGGCTCGATGTTGAAGAAAAGACAATGCCTAACATGGACAAGGGAGTTAAAGCTTTTCGAGATGAATTAAAACGCCTTGGTGCTGAAAAAGTTGGTATTTACATTGGGACTTATTTTATGGAAGAGCACAGTATTTCAGCAAAAGGTTTTGACGCTATTTGGATTCCAACTTATGGTACTGACTCGGGCTACTTTGAAGCAGTCCCTAAAACCAAATTGAATTATGATCTGCATCAATACACCTCTCAAGGTCATATTGAAGGCTTCAAGAATACACTTGATCTTAATCAAATCGCTGTCAACAAAGATACAAAATCTACTTATGAAAAATTATTTGGATCAAGCAACCAATAA
- the thiT gene encoding energy-coupled thiamine transporter ThiT → MSKNAVILVETALIAALAMVLSMIPDFASWFTPSFGAIPLVLFALRRGSKFGVLAGFLWGLLHFLLAKVYYLTLSQVFLEYILAFFCMGLAGITKQPFQTALKNGNKLKALLFAILGAFIAIFTRYVCHYIAGFLFWGSYAPKGMSPFWYSFTVNGSAGLLTFLVVILILVFLVISQPQLFLPAEKKNI, encoded by the coding sequence ATGTCTAAAAATGCTGTTATTCTGGTTGAAACCGCTCTGATTGCCGCCTTAGCTATGGTTCTTTCAATGATACCTGACTTTGCAAGTTGGTTTACACCCTCTTTTGGAGCTATTCCCCTTGTCTTATTCGCCTTAAGAAGAGGAAGTAAATTTGGAGTTCTGGCAGGCTTCCTTTGGGGATTGCTGCATTTTCTTTTAGCAAAAGTTTATTATCTAACGCTTTCACAAGTATTTCTTGAATACATCTTAGCTTTCTTCTGCATGGGATTGGCAGGTATAACTAAACAGCCCTTTCAAACGGCCTTGAAAAATGGAAATAAGCTGAAAGCATTGCTCTTTGCCATACTAGGCGCATTCATAGCTATCTTCACCAGATATGTCTGTCATTATATCGCAGGTTTCCTTTTTTGGGGAAGTTATGCCCCCAAAGGAATGTCTCCTTTTTGGTACTCCTTCACTGTTAATGGCAGTGCTGGCTTGCTTACCTTTTTAGTTGTTATTCTTATCCTTGTGTTTTTAGTTATAAGCCAGCCACAACTCTTTTTACCAGCTGAAAAGAAGAACATATAA
- a CDS encoding N-acetylmuramoyl-L-alanine amidase family protein has product MVMVKKKKCKKQLTSHQRRPYKKKKQVNYHMIIVSLLILLGFSGLLYQHRFHISNSYEITQTATITPTSPVTLYCHLFDFNTDKLKQTTTVQVTGYRLTHLRGKTMTLAKVKLRGHTYYLDAKHLQIQHTNAINQYIASLSYPHTEITKNIYHQFAQKSYFGISGKPKGIIIHDTGNDSSSIQSEVAYMEKNYKSTGVFVHSFLDKNNILQIADDSYMAQGAGPKGNPYYLQFEMTHEHNKDDFARQTANAAYYAAFMLKKYKLPVTLGQKDTSGTVWTHQMVSSYLGGTNHQDPDDYWAQAAADFFASSYSIKNFVDLVQAYYNQL; this is encoded by the coding sequence ATGGTTATGGTCAAAAAGAAAAAATGTAAAAAGCAACTGACTAGTCATCAAAGGCGCCCTTATAAAAAGAAAAAGCAAGTTAACTATCATATGATAATCGTTTCTTTGCTTATACTACTTGGATTTAGCGGTCTTCTTTACCAACATCGTTTTCATATTTCCAACTCTTATGAAATAACGCAAACAGCTACAATTACACCAACATCACCAGTAACACTCTATTGCCATTTATTCGATTTTAATACAGATAAATTGAAACAAACTACTACAGTGCAAGTGACAGGCTATCGTTTAACACATCTAAGAGGAAAAACAATGACTTTGGCCAAGGTAAAATTAAGGGGACACACTTACTACCTTGATGCTAAACATCTTCAGATTCAACATACAAATGCAATCAATCAGTATATTGCCAGTTTAAGCTATCCTCATACCGAAATAACCAAAAATATCTATCATCAGTTTGCCCAAAAATCCTATTTTGGAATAAGTGGTAAACCAAAGGGCATTATTATTCATGATACTGGAAATGACAGTTCTTCTATCCAAAGTGAAGTGGCCTATATGGAAAAAAATTATAAATCAACTGGGGTATTTGTTCATAGTTTTCTTGATAAAAATAATATTTTACAAATTGCTGATGACAGTTATATGGCTCAGGGAGCTGGTCCCAAAGGAAATCCTTATTATTTACAATTCGAAATGACGCATGAGCACAATAAAGATGATTTCGCTAGACAAACTGCTAATGCAGCCTACTATGCAGCTTTTATGCTTAAAAAATATAAATTGCCTGTCACTTTAGGTCAAAAAGATACATCAGGAACAGTTTGGACACATCAAATGGTTTCTTCTTATCTTGGCGGAACTAATCATCAAGATCCTGATGATTATTGGGCACAGGCTGCTGCAGATTTTTTTGCTAGCTCTTATTCTATTAAAAATTTTGTAGACTTAGTTCAGGCCTATTATAATCAACTTTAA
- a CDS encoding DUF368 domain-containing protein, translating to MISWLTRLIKGVIIALGFILPGVSGGVLASILGLYERIISFLAHLSKDFVKNVLFFIPVGIGGILGIALFSAPLEYLLEHYQVPVLWAFTGTIVGTLPSLFSESTQKSRRDSKDWIWLLGTFIISGLLLFFLNDLIGTIPANFVSFILAGALIALGVLVPGLSPSNLLLIMGLYAPMLTGFKNLDLVGVFLPIAIGGATTMLLFSKAMDYALNHYHSRVYHFILGLVISSTLLIIIPNPRNTESISYAGSSFTTFLMAALLFIAGIALGAWMSKLEEKYK from the coding sequence ATGATTTCTTGGTTAACAAGATTGATCAAAGGTGTTATCATTGCTCTTGGGTTTATTTTACCTGGTGTATCAGGCGGTGTTTTAGCATCTATTTTAGGATTATATGAACGTATTATTTCATTTTTAGCACATTTGTCAAAAGATTTTGTTAAAAATGTTCTCTTTTTTATTCCTGTTGGAATTGGTGGTATTTTAGGTATCGCTCTTTTTTCAGCGCCTTTAGAATATCTGCTGGAACATTATCAAGTTCCCGTTCTGTGGGCCTTTACAGGAACAATCGTCGGAACCTTACCAAGCTTATTTTCTGAATCAACTCAAAAATCCAGACGTGACAGCAAGGATTGGATTTGGCTGCTAGGAACTTTTATCATTTCTGGTCTCCTATTGTTCTTTTTAAATGATTTAATTGGGACAATTCCTGCTAACTTTGTTAGCTTTATTCTTGCTGGTGCTCTGATTGCCTTAGGTGTGTTAGTTCCAGGGCTTAGTCCGTCTAATCTCCTTTTAATTATGGGACTCTACGCCCCTATGCTGACAGGTTTTAAGAACCTTGATTTAGTAGGAGTTTTTCTTCCAATTGCTATTGGCGGTGCTACGACCATGCTGCTTTTTTCAAAGGCCATGGATTATGCTCTCAATCACTACCATTCACGCGTTTATCACTTCATCTTAGGACTTGTTATTTCGAGTACCCTCTTAATCATTATTCCAAATCCTAGAAATACCGAAAGTATCTCTTATGCTGGCAGTAGCTTTACAACCTTTTTAATGGCTGCTCTGCTCTTTATAGCAGGTATTGCCCTAGGAGCTTGGATGAGTAAACTTGAGGAAAAATATAAATGA
- a CDS encoding aminoacyl-tRNA deacylase, producing the protein MSKKKKLKKTLVEQILDKAKIKHDSLALNALEGKLPEDIQKEDIFKTLALTGDKTGPLIGIIPITEHLSEKKLAKVSANKKVTMIPQKELQKITGYVHGANNPVGIRQKHHFPIFIDSIALEKGQIIVSAGEIGRSIRINSQVLADFVGAQFADLKE; encoded by the coding sequence ATGAGCAAGAAAAAGAAATTAAAGAAAACCTTGGTTGAGCAAATTTTAGATAAGGCCAAGATTAAACATGATAGCTTAGCACTCAATGCCTTAGAAGGCAAATTGCCAGAAGATATCCAAAAGGAGGATATTTTTAAAACACTGGCACTAACTGGCGATAAAACTGGACCACTTATTGGGATTATTCCCATAACAGAACATCTTTCTGAAAAGAAATTAGCCAAAGTATCTGCAAATAAAAAAGTTACCATGATTCCCCAAAAAGAACTCCAAAAAATAACAGGCTATGTTCATGGTGCTAATAATCCTGTTGGTATTAGACAAAAGCATCATTTTCCAATTTTTATTGATTCTATAGCTTTAGAAAAAGGGCAAATCATTGTATCAGCAGGTGAGATAGGACGTTCCATTCGTATCAACAGCCAAGTTTTAGCTGACTTTGTTGGAGCTCAATTTGCTGATTTGAAGGAGTGA
- a CDS encoding YccF domain-containing protein — MRLLGNIVWFLCAGLLSFIGWSLAGIILCLTVILIPFGLQCFKIAGFGLFPFGKSISPSSNVSSLIFNIIWILAIGWELAVIHLASAFLLCITIIGIPFALQSIKMAGISLFPFGITIIKEV, encoded by the coding sequence ATGCGTTTATTAGGAAATATTGTTTGGTTTTTATGTGCTGGGTTATTATCTTTTATCGGTTGGTCTCTAGCGGGAATTATTCTTTGTCTGACTGTTATTCTCATTCCTTTTGGGCTTCAATGTTTTAAAATTGCAGGTTTTGGACTCTTTCCTTTTGGAAAATCGATTTCCCCTTCTAGCAATGTTTCCAGCCTTATTTTCAATATCATCTGGATTTTAGCCATTGGTTGGGAATTGGCGGTAATACACTTAGCATCTGCTTTCCTCCTTTGCATTACTATTATAGGAATTCCCTTTGCATTACAGTCTATCAAGATGGCTGGCATCAGCCTTTTTCCTTTTGGTATAACGATTATAAAAGAGGTATAA
- a CDS encoding histidine phosphatase family protein codes for MKLYFVRHGKTEWNLEGRFQGAHGDSPLLSTSIIELRALGHYLKDITFDHIYSSDLKRAKLTSQIINQENKHSVKIEYTKALREWNLGSLEGQKISLVTSIYPKQMKAFRHNLAQFNNSMFDAESVYRVTHRVSNFVKSLQKETAQNILIVGHGATLTASIQTLLGCEPAQLRRDGGLDNASVTILETKDFERFKLLKWNDTSYKKEL; via the coding sequence ATGAAATTGTATTTTGTAAGACATGGTAAAACGGAATGGAACCTAGAAGGACGTTTCCAAGGAGCTCATGGAGATTCACCTCTCTTAAGTACATCAATTATAGAACTAAGAGCATTAGGACACTATCTCAAAGATATTACATTTGATCACATTTATTCTAGTGACCTGAAAAGAGCTAAATTAACTAGTCAAATTATCAATCAAGAAAACAAACATTCTGTAAAAATTGAATACACCAAGGCCTTACGAGAATGGAATTTAGGCAGTCTGGAAGGTCAAAAAATCAGCCTTGTTACTTCTATCTATCCCAAACAAATGAAAGCTTTCCGTCATAATCTAGCACAATTTAACAATTCAATGTTTGATGCTGAATCCGTCTATCGTGTAACACATCGTGTTTCTAATTTTGTTAAATCACTACAAAAGGAAACGGCTCAAAATATCTTAATAGTCGGACATGGTGCAACTTTGACCGCCTCTATTCAAACATTATTAGGCTGTGAACCTGCTCAACTACGACGTGACGGCGGTCTTGATAATGCTAGTGTGACCATTTTAGAAACAAAAGATTTCGAACGTTTTAAACTCCTTAAGTGGAATGATACCTCTTATAAAAAAGAATTGTAA
- the rplT gene encoding 50S ribosomal protein L20, producing MARVKGGVVSRKRRKRVLKLAKGYYGAKHILFRTAKEQVMNSYYYAYRDRRQRKRDFRKLWITRINAAARMNGLSYSQLMHGLKLAEVEVNRKMLADLAVNDAAAFTVLADAAKEKLGK from the coding sequence ATGGCTCGTGTTAAAGGTGGCGTTGTTTCACGTAAACGTCGTAAACGTGTTTTAAAATTAGCTAAAGGATACTATGGCGCAAAACATATCTTGTTCCGTACTGCAAAAGAACAAGTGATGAATTCATACTATTATGCTTATCGTGACCGTCGTCAAAGAAAGCGTGATTTCCGTAAATTATGGATTACACGTATCAATGCAGCAGCACGTATGAATGGATTGTCATATTCACAATTAATGCATGGTTTGAAGTTGGCTGAAGTCGAAGTGAATCGCAAAATGCTTGCAGATTTAGCGGTTAACGATGCAGCAGCTTTCACAGTTCTTGCAGATGCAGCTAAAGAAAAACTTGGGAAATAA